In the genome of Erinaceus europaeus chromosome 8, mEriEur2.1, whole genome shotgun sequence, one region contains:
- the GPR22 gene encoding G-protein coupled receptor 22: MCFSPILEINMQSESNITVRDDIDDINTNMYQPLSYPLSFQVSLTGFLMLEIVLGLGSNLTVLVLYCMKSNLINSVSNIITMNLHVLDVIICVGCIPLTIVILLLSLESNTALICCFHEACVSFASVSTAINVFAITLDRYDISVKPANRILTMGRAVMLMISIWIFSFFSFLIPFIEVNFFSLQSGNTWENKTLLCVSTNEYYTELGMYYHLLVQIPIFFFTVIVMLITYTKILQALNIRIGTRFSTGQKKKARKKKTISLTTQHEATDMSQSSGGRNVVFGVRTSVSVIIALRRAVKRHRERRERQKRVFKMSLLIISTFLLCWTPISVLNTIILCLGPSDLLVKLRLCFLVMAYGTTISHPLLYAFTRQKFQKVLKSKMKKRVVSIVEADPMPNNAVIHNSWIEPKRNKKITFEDSEIREKCLVPQVVTD, from the coding sequence ATGTGTTTTTCTCCCATTCTGGAAATCAACATGCAGTCTGAATCTAACATTACAGTTCGAGATGATATTGATGACATCAACACCAATATGTACCAACCACTATCATATCCATTAAGCTTTCAAGTGTCTCTCACCGGATTTCTTATGTTAGAAATTGTGTTGGGACTTGGCAGCAACCTCACTGTATTGGTACTTTACTGCATGAAATCCAACTTAATCAACTCTGTCAGTAACATTATTACAATGAATCTTCATGTACTGGATGTAATAATTTGTGTGGGATGTATTCCTCTAACTATAGTTATCCTTCTGCTTTCACTGGAGAGTAACACTGCTCTTATCTGCTGTTTCCATGAGGCCTGTGTATCTTTTGCAAGTGTCTCAACAGCAATCAACGTTTTTGCTATCACTTTGGACAGATATGACATCTCTGTAAAGCCTGCAAACCGAATTCTGACAATGGGGAGAGCTGTAATGTTAATGATCTCCATTtggattttttcatttttctctttcttgattcCATTTATTGAAGTAAACTTTTTCAGTCTTCAAAGTGGAAATACGTGGGAGAACAAGACACTTTTATGCGTCAGTACAAATGAATACTACACTGAACTGGGAATGTATTATCATCTGCTAGTACAGATCCCCATATTCTTTTTCACTGTCATAGTGATGTTAATCACATATACCAAGATACTTCAGGCTCTTAACATTCGAATAGGTACAAGATTTTCAACAGGACagaagaagaaagcaagaaagaaaaagacaatttcTTTAACCACACAACATGAAGCTACAGACATGTCACAAAGCAGTGGTGGGAGAAATGTAGTCTTTGGTGTAAGAACTTCAGTGTCTGTTATAATTGCCCTCCGGCGAGCTGTGAAACGACACCGCGAACGACGAGAAAGGCAAAAAAGAGTTTtcaaaatgtctttattgattatttctacatttcttctctgctggacaccaATTTCTGTTTTAAATACCATCATTTTGTGTTTAGGACCAAGTGACCTTTTAGTAAAACTGAGGTTGTGTTTTCTAGTCATGGCTTATGGAACAACTATATCTCACCCTCTATTATATGCATTCACACGACAGAAATTTCAAAAGGTCttgaaaagtaaaatgaaaaaacgaGTTGTTTCCATAGTGGAAGCTGATCCCATGCCTAATAATGCTGTAATACACAACTCCTGGATAGAgcctaaaagaaacaaaaagatcaCCTTTGAAGAtagtgaaataagagaaaaatgtttagtaCCTCAGGTTGTCACAGATTAG